In Astyanax mexicanus isolate ESR-SI-001 chromosome 5, AstMex3_surface, whole genome shotgun sequence, a single window of DNA contains:
- the tns2b gene encoding tensin-2 isoform X1, which yields MGCVFSKQRRVKENTPRTRECTEDTEILSLTELGEVESHSFKGKKKQCALCTQTLDSDGVYCKECKTAARNNHEPKVSGSCATAADPVQKSNSLRGDREAAVMHRVMDRVMESRYDFDLIYITERIISVFFLPHLDEHRYSSNLKEVAAMLKSKHQDKFMVINLSEKRHDICRLNPKVEEYGWPDLHAPPLDKICAVCKAMEAWLNSDPSNVVVLHCKGNKGKTGVITAAYMHYSKISAGAEQALTTVAMRKFCEDKISPSLQPSQSRYIYYFAGLLSGTIKINSSPLLLQQVHIPSLPNYQPGGGYAPFLKIYQSLKLVYTSATYNIEDSRSKTLRISIEPALLLKGDIMVKCYHRRAGLCERECIFRVQFHTCTVHGAQLWFGKRELDQACTDERYPADATVELVFSTSPQPAKGGDSLQSDPGGSVDFSCTDPVVRWDSYENFNLHHQDSTEDICHTRGPLDGSLYAQVKKRRVPGSGSNGCKPGINPSSPTTSKPFQPVSPSSDSGHSSTPSELLEEPPLLPPHREDIERVQGRKSEKERDRETAILDDGECSSLRLVNSCCGRPYSHPQAYCVPDLPRAHPQAVRPKHHTLPCSLTSSPLNVHDVCVSQQDLLWNRGRCPHHACPQQARPLYAYPSQDAHAHSPLMHTTRSSHAHTLPAQTRLFYSGEVCPLFHCSTNSHGHTHIPPPLPSHQSLPPSPYRELRFSSTGQPSHCSCRDCAHLPDDIPLHSLRVSQLESLPWSREAGFGCRREGPVHWARDGAIESHWRHRTAMSPTMPSYGHGPCHSLSIQDPPVYLVDQRPDSPSNPYPSPHSSGYHSPHPPCPCSPPQVRDSPGYASMGHSPSSSPLALTPSPKRASLPQRPYIQSPLSTGVENSLHCNHTETKSPQSDLEDGNAEDLSRKSRESAGAPLEQDDSDQRGLTQAEPFPRDASTQCSVPLEAEHIDESHTTEIKDPPVTESISSATVSSEHHANSDSSPTSQRPDSPVLVLQIQETTSVPFASTSHQEMELNKNVCLRPILKSSSTSPQASTCASERSSTSELPLLAISAEGHRLTPLTDGASSNEEGSSNDLRAPSPVPDGYITPSFPLASPSYPLLTVPHVPYTGYTEVTIPAPPLQPPLPNKQHAPPLQEPQSGTSSSKSAAPSNSSPEVQVSILTTANEQISPSRHKRVPPKGVENRESRVSSKFVQDSSKFWYKPGISRDQAIAVLKDKDPGCFLIRDSKSFQGAYGLALKVAIPPSHVINHVNNHNSQEHLVRHFLIESGGKGVKIKGCHNETYFGSLSALVYHHSIVPVSLPCTLRIPDKDLVGELQELQSGTNTSTAADLLKQGAACNVLYLNSVDIESLTGPQAISKAIKSTLNQDPCPSATTVHFKVSTQGITLTDNQRRLFFRRHYPIHSVTFSSVDPQDQRWTNADKTSNKMFGFVARRSGSSQGNACHLFAELDPEQPATAIVNFINKVMLGPQQLRK from the exons GTCTCTGGGTCCTGCGCTACAGCTGCAGATCCT GTACAAAAATCAAACTCTCTCAG AGGTGACCGTGAGGCGGCAGTGATGCACAGAGTGATGGACAGAGTCATGGAGAGTCGGTATGACTTTGACCTGATCTACATCACTGAGAGAATCATCTCTGTTTTCTTCCTGCCCCATCTGGATGAGCACCGCTACAGCAGCAACCTGAAAGAAGTGGCAGCCATGCTAAAATCTAAACATCAGGATAAGTTTATG GTCATCAATCTGTCTGAGAAACGTCACGACATCTGCAGATTAAACCCCAAG gtAGAAGAGTATGGTTGGCCAGACCTGCACGCTCCTCCCCTGGATAAAATATGCGCTGTATGTAAAGCCATGGAGGCCTGGCTGAACTCTGACCCAAGCAATGTTGTTGTGCTGCACTGTAAG GGGAACAAAGGAAAAACGGGAGTGATTACAGCAGCTTACATGCACTACAGCAAGATCTCAGCTGG GGCAGAGCAAGCACTGACCACTGTTGCCATGAGAAAATTCTGTGAGGACAAAATCTCCCCTTCTCTACAGCCATCACAAAGCAG ATATATTTACTACTTTGCTGGGCTTCTGTCAGGCACAATCAAGATAAACAGCTCTCCTCTGCTCCTGCAGCAAGTTCATATTCCATCACTACCTAACTATCAGCCAGGTGGAG GTTATGCTCCTTTCCTGAAGATCTACCAGTCTCTGAAGTTGGTGTATACCTCGGCTACATA CAATATTGAAGATTCCAGGAGCAAAACCCTGCGTATCAGTATTGAACCAGCTCTGCTGCTGAAGGGGGACATTATG GTAAAGTGCTATCATCGACGTGCAGGATTGTGTGAGAGGGAATGTATATTTCGAGTACAATTTCATACCTGTACAGTTCATGGGGCTCAGCTGTGGTTTGGAAAAAGGGAACTGGACCAAGCATGCACAG ATGAGCGGTACCCAGCTGATGCCACAGTAGAATTGGTGTTTTCTACTAGTCCACAGCCAGCAAAAG GAGGGGATTCTCTGCAGAGTGACCCTGGGGGCAGTGTGGATTTTAGCTGTACAGATCCTGTAGTGCGTTGGGACTCGTATGAAAACTTTAATCTTCATCATCAGGACAGCACAGAGG ATATCTGTCACACACGTGGGCCACTGGATGGCAGCCTGTATGCTCAGGTGAAAAAGCGCCGTGTTCCCGGCTCTGGTTCCAACGGCTGCAAACCAGGTATCAACCCTTCCTCTCCCACCACCAGCAAGCCCTTCCAACCCGTCTCTCCCAGCTCAGACTCTGGACACTCTTCCACTCCTTCTGAGCTTCTGGAGGAGCCTCCTCTACTTCCACCCCACAGAGAGGATATAGAGAGGGTTcaggggagaaagagtgagaaagagagggacagagagacgGCTATACTGGATGATGGTGAATGTTCTTCTCTCCGACTGGTCAACTCCTGCTGTGGCCGTCCATACTCCCATCCTCAAGCCTACTGTGTCCCTGACTTGCCCAGGGCACACCCTCAAGCAGTCCGTCCCAAACACCACACTCTCCCCTGCAGTCTCACTTCTTCCCCCTTGAATGTCCATGATGTGTGTGTATCCCAGCAAGACCTCCTGTGGAATAGAGGGCGCTGTCCACACCACGCCTGCCCACAACAAGCCCGGCCCCTTTACGCATACCCATCACAAGATGCACACGCCCACTCGCCACTTATGCACACTACTCGCTCTTCCCATGCTCACACGCTTCCTGCACAGACTCGATTGTTTTATTCTGGGGAAGTATGCCCTCTCTTCCATTGCTCCACCAACTCCCATGGCCACACTCACATTCCACCTCCTCTCCCTTCCCACCAGTCACTTCCCCCAAGTCCATACCGTGAGTTACGATTCAGCTCGACTGGACAACCTTCCCACTGTTCTTGCAGGGACTGTGCCCACCTGCCAGACGACATCCCCCTCCACTCTCTCAGAGTAAGCCAATTAGAGAGTCTCCCTTGGTCTCGAGAGGCAGGGTTTGGGTGCAGGAGGGAGGGACCTGTGCATTGGGCTAGAGATGGAGCCATTGAGTCACACTGGCGGCACAGAACAGCAATGTCACCTACAATGCCATCCTATGGACATGGACCCTGCCATTCTCTCTCTATACAAGACCCTCCTGTCTATTTAGTGGACCAACGACCAGACAGTCCCTCCAATCCATATCCAAGCCCACACAGTAGTGGTTACCACAGCCCCCATCCTCCCTGTCCCTGTTCCCCTCCCCAGGTTCGAGACAGTCCAGGCTATGCTTCAATGGGTCATTCTCCAAGTTCTTCTCCTCTGGCTCTTACCCCATCTCCAAAAAGAGCCAGTCTTCCCCAGCGTCCATATATACAGAGCCCACTGTCAACTGGAGTGGAAAACAGTCTTCATTGCAACCACACAG AAACAAAAAGTCCCCAGAGTGACTTAGAGGATGGTAATGCAGAAGATCTTTCTAGGAAATCCAGAGAAAG TGCAGGAGCACCACTGGAGCAAGATGATTCAGATCAAAGAGGCCTGACGCAAGCAGAGCCTTTTCCTAGGGATGCTTCTACACAATGCAGTGTCCCCCTTGAGGCTGAACACATCGACGAGTCACACACCACTGAGATTAAGGATCCACCTGTTACAGAGTCCATATCCTCCGCAACTGTCTCAAGTGAACATCACGCAAACTCTGACTCGTCACCCACATCTCAGAGGCCAGATTCGCCCGTACTTGTTTTGCAAATACAAGAGACCACCTCAGTACCGTTTGCAAGCACCAGTCACCAAGAGATGGAATTGAACAAGAATGTGTGTCTACGACCAATCCTCAAATCCTCTTCAACGTCTCCCCAGGCTTCTACCTGTGCTTCAGAGAGAAGCTCCACCTCTGAGCTTCCTTTACTTGCCATCAGTGCTGAGGGTCATAGACTGACCCCTCTGACCGATGGAGCCTCCTCCAATGAGGAAGGAAGCAGCAATGATTTGAGAGCTCCTTCTCCAGTTCCTGATGGCTACATCACACCCTCATTCCCATTAGCATCACCCAGCTACCCACTTCTGACTGTTCCTCATGTTCCATACACAGGATACACTGAAGTTACTATTCCAGCCCCCCCTCTTCAACCTCCCTTACCTAACAAACAGCATGCCCCTCCTCTTCAGGAGCCCCAATCTGGCACCTCGTCCAGCAAATCCGCAGCACCTTCCAATTCTTCCCCTGAGGTACAGGTCTCCATCTTAACCACTGCAAATGAACAGATTTCCCCATCTAGACACAAAAGAGTGCCCCCTAAAGGAGTGGAGAATCGAGAGAGCCGTGTTAGCTCCAAGTTTGTGCAGGATAGCTCCAAGTTCTGGTACAAGCCCGGAATCTCCCGAGACCAGG caattgctgttctgaaggACAAGGACCCTGGTTGCTTCTTGATAAGGGACAGCAAATCATTCCAAGGTGCATACGGACTGGCCCTCAAAGTAGCAATACCTCCATCGCATGTAATTAACCATGTCAACAACCATAACTCTCAGGAGCATCTGGTCAGGCACTTCCTGATTGAGAGTGGAGGGAAAGGAGTAAAAATCAAAGGCTGTCACAACGAAACCTACTTTG GCTCACTGTCCGCACTAGTATATCATCACTCCATCGTGCCTGTCTCTCTGCCCTGCACTCTACGCATCCCAGACAAAG ATCTTGTAGGAGAGCTGCAGGAATTGCAGAGTGGCACCAACACCAGCACAGCTGCAGATCTGCTCAAGCAGGGGGCTG CCTGTAATGTTCTGTACCTGAACTCTGTGGACATTGAGTCTTTGACTGGGCCACAAGCTATCTCCAAAGCAATAAAGTCTACTCTGAACCAGGACCCCTGCCCATCAGCAACCACTGTCCACTTTAAAGTTTCAACACAGGGCATCACTCTCACAGACAATCAGCGCAG GTTATTCTTCAGGAGACATTACCCTATCCATAGTGTTACCTTTAGCAGTGTGGATCCACAGGATCAAAG GTGGACTAATGCTGATAAAACTTCCAACAA gATGTTTGGGTTTGTAGCAAGGCGCAGTGGTAGCAGTCAGGGAAATGCGTGTCATCTGTTTGCGGAGCTTGACCCAGAACAGCCTGCCACTGCTATCGTCAATTTCATCAATAAAGTCATGCTGGGACCACAACAGCTGCGAAAgtaa
- the tns2b gene encoding tensin-2 isoform X2: MGCVFSKQRRVKENTPRTRECTEDTEILSLTELGEVESHSFKGKKKQCALCTQTLDSDGVYCKECKTAARNNHEPKVSGSCATAADPVQKSNSLRGDREAAVMHRVMDRVMESRYDFDLIYITERIISVFFLPHLDEHRYSSNLKEVAAMLKSKHQDKFMVINLSEKRHDICRLNPKVEEYGWPDLHAPPLDKICAVCKAMEAWLNSDPSNVVVLHCKGNKGKTGVITAAYMHYSKISAGAEQALTTVAMRKFCEDKISPSLQPSQSRYIYYFAGLLSGTIKINSSPLLLQQVHIPSLPNYQPGGGYAPFLKIYQSLKLVYTSATYNIEDSRSKTLRISIEPALLLKGDIMVKCYHRRAGLCERECIFRVQFHTCTVHGAQLWFGKRELDQACTDERYPADATVELVFSTSPQPAKGGDSLQSDPGGSVDFSCTDPVVRWDSYENFNLHHQDSTEDICHTRGPLDGSLYAQVKKRRVPGSGSNGCKPGINPSSPTTSKPFQPVSPSSDSGHSSTPSELLEEPPLLPPHREDIERVQGRKSEKERDRETAILDDGECSSLRLVNSCCGRPYSHPQAYCVPDLPRAHPQAVRPKHHTLPCSLTSSPLNVHDVCVSQQDLLWNRGRCPHHACPQQARPLYAYPSQDAHAHSPLMHTTRSSHAHTLPAQTRLFYSGEVCPLFHCSTNSHGHTHIPPPLPSHQSLPPSPYRELRFSSTGQPSHCSCRDCAHLPDDIPLHSLRVSQLESLPWSREAGFGCRREGPVHWARDGAIESHWRHRTAMSPTMPSYGHGPCHSLSIQDPPVYLVDQRPDSPSNPYPSPHSSGYHSPHPPCPCSPPQVRDSPGYASMGHSPSSSPLALTPSPKRASLPQRPYIQSPLSTGVENSLHCNHTETKSPQSDLEDGNAEDLSRKSRESAGAPLEQDDSDQRGLTQAEPFPRDASTQCSVPLEAEHIDESHTTEIKDPPVTESISSATVSSEHHANSDSSPTSQRPDSPVLVLQIQETTSVPFASTSHQEMELNKNVCLRPILKSSSTSPQASTCASERSSTSELPLLAISAEGHRLTPLTDGASSNEEGSSNDLRAPSPVPDGYITPSFPLASPSYPLLTVPHVPYTGYTEVTIPAPPLQPPLPNKQHAPPLQEPQSGTSSSKSAAPSNSSPEVQVSILTTANEQISPSRHKRVPPKGVENRESRVSSKFVQDSSKFWYKPGISRDQAIAVLKDKDPGCFLIRDSKSFQGAYGLALKVAIPPSHVINHVNNHNSQEHLVRHFLIESGGKGVKIKGCHNETYFGSLSALVYHHSIVPVSLPCTLRIPDKDLVGELQELQSGTNTSTAADLLKQGAACNVLYLNSVDIESLTGPQAISKAIKSTLNQDPCPSATTVHFKVSTQGITLTDNQRRLFFRRHYPIHSVTFSSVDPQDQRMFGFVARRSGSSQGNACHLFAELDPEQPATAIVNFINKVMLGPQQLRK, encoded by the exons GTCTCTGGGTCCTGCGCTACAGCTGCAGATCCT GTACAAAAATCAAACTCTCTCAG AGGTGACCGTGAGGCGGCAGTGATGCACAGAGTGATGGACAGAGTCATGGAGAGTCGGTATGACTTTGACCTGATCTACATCACTGAGAGAATCATCTCTGTTTTCTTCCTGCCCCATCTGGATGAGCACCGCTACAGCAGCAACCTGAAAGAAGTGGCAGCCATGCTAAAATCTAAACATCAGGATAAGTTTATG GTCATCAATCTGTCTGAGAAACGTCACGACATCTGCAGATTAAACCCCAAG gtAGAAGAGTATGGTTGGCCAGACCTGCACGCTCCTCCCCTGGATAAAATATGCGCTGTATGTAAAGCCATGGAGGCCTGGCTGAACTCTGACCCAAGCAATGTTGTTGTGCTGCACTGTAAG GGGAACAAAGGAAAAACGGGAGTGATTACAGCAGCTTACATGCACTACAGCAAGATCTCAGCTGG GGCAGAGCAAGCACTGACCACTGTTGCCATGAGAAAATTCTGTGAGGACAAAATCTCCCCTTCTCTACAGCCATCACAAAGCAG ATATATTTACTACTTTGCTGGGCTTCTGTCAGGCACAATCAAGATAAACAGCTCTCCTCTGCTCCTGCAGCAAGTTCATATTCCATCACTACCTAACTATCAGCCAGGTGGAG GTTATGCTCCTTTCCTGAAGATCTACCAGTCTCTGAAGTTGGTGTATACCTCGGCTACATA CAATATTGAAGATTCCAGGAGCAAAACCCTGCGTATCAGTATTGAACCAGCTCTGCTGCTGAAGGGGGACATTATG GTAAAGTGCTATCATCGACGTGCAGGATTGTGTGAGAGGGAATGTATATTTCGAGTACAATTTCATACCTGTACAGTTCATGGGGCTCAGCTGTGGTTTGGAAAAAGGGAACTGGACCAAGCATGCACAG ATGAGCGGTACCCAGCTGATGCCACAGTAGAATTGGTGTTTTCTACTAGTCCACAGCCAGCAAAAG GAGGGGATTCTCTGCAGAGTGACCCTGGGGGCAGTGTGGATTTTAGCTGTACAGATCCTGTAGTGCGTTGGGACTCGTATGAAAACTTTAATCTTCATCATCAGGACAGCACAGAGG ATATCTGTCACACACGTGGGCCACTGGATGGCAGCCTGTATGCTCAGGTGAAAAAGCGCCGTGTTCCCGGCTCTGGTTCCAACGGCTGCAAACCAGGTATCAACCCTTCCTCTCCCACCACCAGCAAGCCCTTCCAACCCGTCTCTCCCAGCTCAGACTCTGGACACTCTTCCACTCCTTCTGAGCTTCTGGAGGAGCCTCCTCTACTTCCACCCCACAGAGAGGATATAGAGAGGGTTcaggggagaaagagtgagaaagagagggacagagagacgGCTATACTGGATGATGGTGAATGTTCTTCTCTCCGACTGGTCAACTCCTGCTGTGGCCGTCCATACTCCCATCCTCAAGCCTACTGTGTCCCTGACTTGCCCAGGGCACACCCTCAAGCAGTCCGTCCCAAACACCACACTCTCCCCTGCAGTCTCACTTCTTCCCCCTTGAATGTCCATGATGTGTGTGTATCCCAGCAAGACCTCCTGTGGAATAGAGGGCGCTGTCCACACCACGCCTGCCCACAACAAGCCCGGCCCCTTTACGCATACCCATCACAAGATGCACACGCCCACTCGCCACTTATGCACACTACTCGCTCTTCCCATGCTCACACGCTTCCTGCACAGACTCGATTGTTTTATTCTGGGGAAGTATGCCCTCTCTTCCATTGCTCCACCAACTCCCATGGCCACACTCACATTCCACCTCCTCTCCCTTCCCACCAGTCACTTCCCCCAAGTCCATACCGTGAGTTACGATTCAGCTCGACTGGACAACCTTCCCACTGTTCTTGCAGGGACTGTGCCCACCTGCCAGACGACATCCCCCTCCACTCTCTCAGAGTAAGCCAATTAGAGAGTCTCCCTTGGTCTCGAGAGGCAGGGTTTGGGTGCAGGAGGGAGGGACCTGTGCATTGGGCTAGAGATGGAGCCATTGAGTCACACTGGCGGCACAGAACAGCAATGTCACCTACAATGCCATCCTATGGACATGGACCCTGCCATTCTCTCTCTATACAAGACCCTCCTGTCTATTTAGTGGACCAACGACCAGACAGTCCCTCCAATCCATATCCAAGCCCACACAGTAGTGGTTACCACAGCCCCCATCCTCCCTGTCCCTGTTCCCCTCCCCAGGTTCGAGACAGTCCAGGCTATGCTTCAATGGGTCATTCTCCAAGTTCTTCTCCTCTGGCTCTTACCCCATCTCCAAAAAGAGCCAGTCTTCCCCAGCGTCCATATATACAGAGCCCACTGTCAACTGGAGTGGAAAACAGTCTTCATTGCAACCACACAG AAACAAAAAGTCCCCAGAGTGACTTAGAGGATGGTAATGCAGAAGATCTTTCTAGGAAATCCAGAGAAAG TGCAGGAGCACCACTGGAGCAAGATGATTCAGATCAAAGAGGCCTGACGCAAGCAGAGCCTTTTCCTAGGGATGCTTCTACACAATGCAGTGTCCCCCTTGAGGCTGAACACATCGACGAGTCACACACCACTGAGATTAAGGATCCACCTGTTACAGAGTCCATATCCTCCGCAACTGTCTCAAGTGAACATCACGCAAACTCTGACTCGTCACCCACATCTCAGAGGCCAGATTCGCCCGTACTTGTTTTGCAAATACAAGAGACCACCTCAGTACCGTTTGCAAGCACCAGTCACCAAGAGATGGAATTGAACAAGAATGTGTGTCTACGACCAATCCTCAAATCCTCTTCAACGTCTCCCCAGGCTTCTACCTGTGCTTCAGAGAGAAGCTCCACCTCTGAGCTTCCTTTACTTGCCATCAGTGCTGAGGGTCATAGACTGACCCCTCTGACCGATGGAGCCTCCTCCAATGAGGAAGGAAGCAGCAATGATTTGAGAGCTCCTTCTCCAGTTCCTGATGGCTACATCACACCCTCATTCCCATTAGCATCACCCAGCTACCCACTTCTGACTGTTCCTCATGTTCCATACACAGGATACACTGAAGTTACTATTCCAGCCCCCCCTCTTCAACCTCCCTTACCTAACAAACAGCATGCCCCTCCTCTTCAGGAGCCCCAATCTGGCACCTCGTCCAGCAAATCCGCAGCACCTTCCAATTCTTCCCCTGAGGTACAGGTCTCCATCTTAACCACTGCAAATGAACAGATTTCCCCATCTAGACACAAAAGAGTGCCCCCTAAAGGAGTGGAGAATCGAGAGAGCCGTGTTAGCTCCAAGTTTGTGCAGGATAGCTCCAAGTTCTGGTACAAGCCCGGAATCTCCCGAGACCAGG caattgctgttctgaaggACAAGGACCCTGGTTGCTTCTTGATAAGGGACAGCAAATCATTCCAAGGTGCATACGGACTGGCCCTCAAAGTAGCAATACCTCCATCGCATGTAATTAACCATGTCAACAACCATAACTCTCAGGAGCATCTGGTCAGGCACTTCCTGATTGAGAGTGGAGGGAAAGGAGTAAAAATCAAAGGCTGTCACAACGAAACCTACTTTG GCTCACTGTCCGCACTAGTATATCATCACTCCATCGTGCCTGTCTCTCTGCCCTGCACTCTACGCATCCCAGACAAAG ATCTTGTAGGAGAGCTGCAGGAATTGCAGAGTGGCACCAACACCAGCACAGCTGCAGATCTGCTCAAGCAGGGGGCTG CCTGTAATGTTCTGTACCTGAACTCTGTGGACATTGAGTCTTTGACTGGGCCACAAGCTATCTCCAAAGCAATAAAGTCTACTCTGAACCAGGACCCCTGCCCATCAGCAACCACTGTCCACTTTAAAGTTTCAACACAGGGCATCACTCTCACAGACAATCAGCGCAG GTTATTCTTCAGGAGACATTACCCTATCCATAGTGTTACCTTTAGCAGTGTGGATCCACAGGATCAAAG gATGTTTGGGTTTGTAGCAAGGCGCAGTGGTAGCAGTCAGGGAAATGCGTGTCATCTGTTTGCGGAGCTTGACCCAGAACAGCCTGCCACTGCTATCGTCAATTTCATCAATAAAGTCATGCTGGGACCACAACAGCTGCGAAAgtaa